In a single window of the Pontibacter russatus genome:
- a CDS encoding 1-phosphofructokinase family hexose kinase: MNEIITITLNPALDKSTSVNHVQPEKKMRCKAPRYEPGGGGINVSRALRKLGGSSSAWFLSGGASGERLCGLLEKEGVDFKTVKIKNWTRENLMVVEETSGNQFRFGMPGPEVTEEEWRQPLTWLEELKDEELPKYVVASGSLPPGVPDDFYLQVAEIANRRGFRLVVDTSGEALVKAAGEGVYLLKPNMLELGTLIGKEQVSALEQEQIAEQVIREGKCQVLVVSLGPRGAMLAYRGGRISYFVSPAVRQQSAVGAGDSMVAGMVLSLLRGWDLEEVVRYGVAAGTAATMTPGSELCKKDDTEKIYKWLQEHK, encoded by the coding sequence ATGAACGAGATCATCACCATCACACTTAACCCTGCCCTGGACAAGAGCACCTCCGTAAACCATGTGCAACCCGAAAAAAAGATGCGCTGCAAAGCCCCGCGTTACGAGCCTGGCGGCGGCGGCATAAATGTATCTCGCGCGCTCCGGAAACTAGGTGGCAGCTCCAGCGCCTGGTTCCTTTCCGGAGGGGCCTCCGGCGAAAGGCTTTGCGGGCTGCTCGAAAAGGAAGGGGTGGATTTTAAAACCGTCAAAATAAAAAACTGGACCCGCGAAAACCTGATGGTGGTGGAGGAAACCAGCGGGAACCAGTTCCGGTTCGGGATGCCAGGCCCCGAGGTGACGGAGGAGGAGTGGCGGCAACCCCTGACGTGGCTGGAGGAACTGAAGGACGAGGAGCTGCCGAAATACGTGGTGGCCAGCGGCAGCCTTCCCCCCGGCGTGCCGGACGATTTCTACCTGCAGGTGGCGGAGATAGCCAACCGCCGTGGCTTCCGGCTGGTGGTGGACACCTCGGGCGAGGCCTTGGTGAAGGCGGCAGGAGAGGGCGTGTACCTCCTGAAGCCCAACATGCTGGAACTGGGCACCCTGATAGGCAAGGAGCAAGTGTCGGCGCTGGAGCAGGAGCAGATAGCGGAGCAGGTGATCCGTGAGGGCAAGTGCCAGGTGCTGGTCGTCTCGCTGGGGCCGCGCGGGGCCATGCTTGCCTACCGTGGCGGGCGCATCAGCTACTTCGTTTCGCCGGCGGTGCGGCAGCAAAGCGCCGTGGGGGCTGGCGACAGCATGGTGGCAGGCATGGTGCTCAGCCTGCTGAGGGGCTGGGATTTGGAAGAGGTAGTGCGCTACGGCGTGGCCGCCGGCACTGCCGCCACTATGACGCCCGGCTCTGAACTCTGCAAAAAGGATGACACGGAGAAAATTTACAAATGGCTGCAGGAGCACAAGTAA
- a CDS encoding M16 family metallopeptidase: MLYKIGLGIVLTASIVSAADAQTKLVEKVTRQGDELVIPYSKYKLANGLTLIVHEDHSDPVVHVDVTYHVGSGREEVGKSGFAHFFEHMMFQGSDNVADEEHFRIVSESGGTLNGTTNRDRTNYFETVPSNQLETALWLEADRMGFLLDAVTQPKFEVQRETVKNERGQNYDNRPYGLVYEMTSKNLYPYGHPYSWTTIGYIEDLNRVNVNDLKNFFLRWYGPNNATLTVGGDVKPEEVVKLAEQYFGSIPAGPAVQDMQPTVPTLTADRYVSYEDNIRFPMLRMTYPVPESGHKDEPALDVLAEVLGQGKNSIFYKNFEKAEKAMNASAYNSTSELAGEFGITVMAFPDTKLSETEELVRQSLAEFEKRGITDEDLTRYKASAESGLINRLASVSGKVSQLAFYETFRGNPNYIQEELKRIQSVTKEDVMRVYNQYIKGKPAVILSVVPKGKTELLAKADNYTISKEGFTPAADEYSGLQYTKAVDTFDRSKRPPIGTNPVIKVPDYYTTKFKNGLEVIGAKSEEIPTVTLQLTIDGGHRLSAAEPGKAGISALTADMMNEDTENYTSEQFSNELDKLGSSIYIGAGTDETYVYAHSLKKNLDKTLALLQERLFRPKFTQEDFDRLKKQQLEGIANQATQPTAIANNVYNKLLYGEGNIMAVPTSGTAETVANITLQDVQNFYEKNYSPSVSNLVVVGDITEKEILGKLDFLKKWEKKNVKLPDEVKAPAIDKTRIYFVDKPDAAQSEIRIGYLAMPYDATGEYYKAGLMNYVLGGAFNSRINLNLREDKGYTYGARSYFDGSKYKGPFTASAGVRADASAESVTEFMKELTSFKNEGISAEEIKFMKSSIGQSDARKYETPSQKAGFLGRIVDYDLKKDFVQKQTDILNNITKQEIDALAARNLPVDKMHIVVVGDKKTVLPKLEALQYEVVEVDADGNPIGSSSAK; this comes from the coding sequence ATGCTATATAAAATCGGATTGGGTATCGTGCTTACGGCAAGTATCGTAAGTGCGGCCGATGCCCAGACAAAGCTCGTGGAGAAGGTGACCCGGCAAGGCGACGAGCTGGTGATCCCTTACAGCAAGTACAAACTGGCCAACGGCCTGACCCTCATCGTACACGAGGACCACTCCGACCCGGTGGTGCATGTAGATGTGACCTACCACGTAGGCTCCGGCCGCGAAGAGGTGGGCAAGTCCGGCTTCGCACACTTTTTTGAGCACATGATGTTCCAGGGCTCCGACAACGTGGCCGACGAGGAGCACTTCAGGATCGTGTCCGAATCAGGGGGCACGCTGAACGGCACCACCAACCGCGACCGCACCAACTATTTCGAGACTGTGCCGAGCAACCAACTGGAGACGGCGCTGTGGCTGGAGGCCGACCGCATGGGCTTCCTGCTGGACGCCGTGACACAGCCGAAGTTTGAGGTGCAGCGCGAAACCGTGAAGAACGAGCGCGGCCAAAACTACGACAACCGTCCCTACGGCCTGGTATATGAGATGACCTCCAAAAACCTGTACCCCTACGGCCACCCCTACTCCTGGACCACCATCGGGTATATAGAGGACCTGAACCGGGTAAACGTCAACGACCTGAAAAACTTTTTCCTGCGCTGGTACGGCCCCAACAATGCAACCCTGACTGTGGGCGGCGATGTGAAGCCGGAGGAAGTGGTGAAGCTGGCAGAGCAATACTTTGGCTCGATACCCGCCGGACCGGCCGTGCAGGACATGCAGCCTACAGTACCGACCCTGACGGCTGACCGTTACGTGTCTTATGAGGACAACATCCGTTTCCCGATGCTGCGCATGACGTACCCGGTGCCGGAGTCGGGGCATAAAGACGAACCGGCGCTGGATGTGCTGGCGGAGGTGCTGGGCCAGGGCAAGAACTCCATCTTCTACAAGAACTTCGAGAAGGCCGAGAAAGCCATGAACGCCTCCGCCTACAACTCCACCTCAGAGCTGGCAGGTGAGTTTGGCATCACCGTCATGGCTTTCCCGGACACAAAACTGTCTGAGACAGAGGAACTGGTGCGCCAGTCGCTGGCAGAGTTTGAGAAGCGCGGCATCACCGACGAGGACCTCACGCGCTACAAAGCCTCTGCAGAGTCCGGTTTAATTAACCGCCTGGCCAGCGTGAGCGGCAAAGTGTCGCAGCTGGCCTTCTACGAAACCTTCCGCGGCAACCCGAATTATATCCAGGAAGAGCTCAAGCGCATTCAGTCTGTGACCAAGGAGGACGTGATGCGGGTATATAACCAGTACATCAAAGGCAAACCAGCCGTCATCCTGAGCGTGGTGCCGAAAGGCAAAACCGAACTCCTGGCCAAAGCAGACAACTACACCATCTCCAAAGAAGGCTTCACGCCAGCGGCAGATGAATACAGCGGCCTGCAGTATACCAAAGCCGTGGACACGTTCGACCGCAGCAAGCGCCCGCCAATCGGAACAAACCCGGTGATTAAGGTGCCAGACTACTATACCACCAAATTCAAAAACGGGCTGGAGGTAATCGGGGCCAAATCAGAAGAGATCCCGACGGTGACGCTGCAACTCACCATCGATGGCGGGCACCGGCTTTCGGCCGCAGAACCGGGCAAGGCAGGCATCAGCGCCCTGACAGCCGACATGATGAACGAGGACACGGAAAACTATACCTCCGAGCAGTTCAGCAACGAGCTGGACAAATTGGGCAGCTCCATCTATATAGGCGCGGGCACAGACGAGACGTACGTCTATGCGCACTCGCTGAAAAAGAACCTCGACAAGACGCTGGCTCTGCTGCAGGAGCGCCTTTTCAGACCGAAATTCACGCAGGAGGATTTTGACCGCCTGAAGAAGCAGCAACTGGAGGGCATCGCCAACCAGGCCACGCAGCCGACGGCCATCGCCAACAACGTGTACAACAAGCTGCTGTACGGTGAGGGAAATATCATGGCCGTACCAACCTCCGGCACCGCAGAGACGGTGGCCAACATCACGCTGCAGGACGTACAGAACTTCTATGAGAAGAACTACTCTCCTTCCGTATCCAACCTGGTGGTGGTAGGCGATATAACCGAGAAAGAGATTCTGGGCAAGCTGGACTTCCTGAAAAAGTGGGAAAAGAAAAACGTAAAGCTCCCGGACGAGGTGAAGGCCCCTGCAATAGACAAAACCCGCATTTACTTTGTAGACAAGCCGGATGCCGCCCAGTCTGAAATCAGAATTGGCTACCTGGCAATGCCGTACGACGCCACAGGCGAGTATTACAAAGCCGGGCTGATGAACTACGTGCTGGGCGGCGCTTTCAACAGCCGCATCAACCTGAACCTGCGCGAGGACAAAGGCTATACCTACGGTGCCCGCTCCTACTTTGACGGCAGCAAGTACAAAGGTCCTTTCACCGCCTCTGCCGGGGTGCGCGCCGATGCCTCCGCCGAATCGGTAACGGAGTTTATGAAAGAGCTGACCAGCTTTAAGAACGAGGGCATTTCAGCGGAGGAGATAAAGTTCATGAAGAGTTCCATTGGCCAGTCGGATGCGCGCAAGTACGAAACACCTTCTCAGAAAGCAGGTTTCCTGGGCCGCATCGTGGACTATGACCTGAAAAAGGACTTCGTGCAAAAGCAGACGGATATCCTGAACAACATCACCAAACAGGAAATAGATGCGCTGGCGGCCCGAAACCTGCCGGTAGACAAGATGCACATCGTGGTGGTGGGCGACAAGAAAACGGTGCTTCCGAAACTGGAGGCGCTGCAGTATGAAGTGGTAGAGGTAGACGCCGACGGCAACCCCATTGGAAGCTCCTCCGCCAAATAA
- the pgi gene encoding glucose-6-phosphate isomerase gives MEKSNSPIATKAWQKLEAHYKEVAPKHLRELFAQDARRFDKFSLQQEDMLVDLSKNRVTEETVQLLTDLAEELSLPAAIESMFRGEPINATEGRAVLHTALRNFSDTKLEVNGENVLEEVRDVQQQMREFCHKLHSGAWLGYTSKPISHIVNIGIGGSDLGPQMVCEALKSYQKENLQISFISNVDGTDAAETLRLLDPETTLFIIASKTFTTKETITNAKTAREWFLKKAGDKEHIKKHFVALSTNVEAVVEFGIAPENTFRFWDWVGGRFSLWSAIGLSIACALGYDKFEELLKGAEAMDKHFRQTPLRQNIPVQLALLSVWYTNFFGCQTHAVLPYDQYLRLLPDYLQQLMMESNGKSTDRNGKPVTYQTQPVIWGAAGTNSQHSFFQLIHQGTVLIPSDFIAPVESHNPIGQHHALLLSNFFAQTEALMKGKTEAEVRDELSSKNLSSEELEQLVPHKVFEGNKPSTSIMFKRLTPYTLGKLIAMYEHKTFVQGIIWNIYSFDQWGVELGKQLAGVIEPELLSDKKAEHDSSTTGLISYYKNNR, from the coding sequence ATGGAGAAAAGTAATTCACCGATAGCAACAAAAGCCTGGCAGAAGCTGGAAGCACACTACAAGGAAGTAGCCCCCAAACACCTGCGGGAGCTGTTTGCGCAGGATGCGCGGCGCTTTGATAAATTCTCGCTGCAACAGGAGGACATGCTGGTTGACCTCTCCAAAAACCGCGTGACCGAAGAAACCGTGCAGCTGCTGACGGACCTGGCCGAAGAGCTAAGTTTGCCTGCCGCCATCGAAAGCATGTTCCGGGGAGAGCCCATCAACGCCACCGAGGGCCGGGCGGTGCTGCACACGGCGCTTCGCAACTTCTCTGATACCAAGCTGGAGGTGAACGGCGAGAACGTGCTGGAGGAAGTGCGCGACGTGCAGCAGCAGATGCGGGAGTTTTGCCACAAACTGCACAGCGGCGCGTGGCTGGGCTATACCAGCAAACCCATCAGCCATATCGTGAACATCGGCATCGGCGGCTCTGACCTGGGCCCGCAGATGGTGTGCGAGGCGCTGAAGAGCTATCAGAAAGAAAACCTGCAGATCAGCTTTATCTCGAACGTGGACGGCACCGATGCCGCCGAAACGCTGCGCCTCCTCGACCCGGAGACAACGCTCTTCATCATCGCCTCCAAAACCTTCACCACCAAGGAGACCATCACCAACGCAAAAACCGCCCGCGAGTGGTTCCTGAAAAAAGCCGGTGACAAGGAGCACATCAAAAAGCACTTCGTGGCGCTTTCGACCAATGTGGAGGCCGTGGTGGAGTTCGGCATTGCGCCCGAGAACACGTTCCGGTTCTGGGACTGGGTAGGCGGCCGCTTCTCGCTGTGGTCCGCCATCGGCCTTTCCATTGCCTGCGCGCTTGGCTACGACAAGTTTGAGGAGCTGCTGAAGGGCGCCGAGGCCATGGACAAACACTTCCGCCAGACACCGCTCCGCCAGAACATTCCCGTGCAACTGGCGCTGCTGAGCGTGTGGTACACCAACTTCTTCGGTTGCCAGACCCACGCTGTGCTACCCTACGACCAATACCTGCGCCTGCTGCCCGACTACCTGCAGCAGCTGATGATGGAGAGCAACGGCAAGAGCACCGACCGCAACGGAAAGCCTGTGACCTACCAGACGCAGCCGGTTATATGGGGGGCTGCCGGCACCAACAGCCAGCACTCGTTCTTCCAGCTCATCCACCAGGGCACTGTGCTCATTCCCTCCGATTTTATCGCACCGGTAGAGAGTCACAACCCCATCGGGCAGCACCACGCGCTGCTGCTCTCCAACTTCTTTGCCCAGACCGAGGCGCTGATGAAGGGCAAGACGGAGGCGGAAGTGCGGGACGAACTAAGCTCAAAAAACCTGAGCAGCGAGGAGTTGGAGCAACTGGTGCCGCACAAGGTGTTCGAGGGCAACAAACCGTCCACCTCCATCATGTTCAAGCGCCTGACACCCTATACATTAGGCAAACTTATCGCCATGTACGAGCACAAGACGTTTGTGCAGGGCATTATCTGGAACATCTACAGCTTCGACCAGTGGGGCGTGGAGCTCGGAAAGCAACTGGCGGGCGTGATAGAACCGGAACTGCTGAGCGATAAAAAAGCGGAACACGACAGCTCCACCACTGGCCTGATCAGCTACTACAAAAATAACCGCTAA
- a CDS encoding DUF6438 domain-containing protein, which translates to MTNAIISIYEWLLYTRRLQYIAFLITISSCGVATLAQKQKPSSLPVQPVLLFQKTPCLGTCPAYNATLYTDGSVAFVPFERGAAQDTLLLQIPEQEFIQLKQQLQTLHYRYLQGSYRSQWSDMPSAYFTFYENGRAVKRVRHQEGGPEALVQLKAAVGTLLERLAKEKP; encoded by the coding sequence ATGACAAACGCGATTATATCCATATATGAATGGCTTTTATATACGCGGCGGCTGCAGTATATAGCCTTTCTTATAACCATATCGTCATGTGGCGTCGCCACGCTCGCGCAAAAGCAAAAACCCTCCTCACTGCCTGTGCAGCCAGTGCTGCTCTTCCAGAAAACCCCGTGCCTCGGCACATGCCCTGCCTACAACGCCACCCTCTACACCGACGGCAGCGTGGCCTTCGTCCCGTTCGAGAGAGGCGCGGCCCAGGACACACTCCTGTTGCAAATTCCGGAGCAGGAATTCATTCAGCTCAAACAGCAGCTACAGACCCTGCATTACAGGTATCTGCAAGGCAGTTACCGCTCACAATGGAGCGACATGCCCTCCGCTTATTTTACCTTTTATGAAAACGGGAGAGCGGTGAAACGGGTGAGGCACCAGGAAGGGGGCCCGGAAGCGCTGGTGCAGTTGAAGGCCGCCGTTGGTACGCTGCTGGAGCGGCTGGCAAAGGAAAAGCCCTGA
- a CDS encoding HAD family hydrolase — protein sequence MMTDLNKLIRERNSRALILDMDGVVTNTAVLHAEAWKKLCDSYLKQRSEQDGKHYEPFDLMKDFHAYVHGVPRLEAMRNFMGSRGIDLPQGNPEDEASENTVVGLGERKDLYFHELLKQNGVVVFDGAVQWVKEQRQAGMKTAIVSASRNCLTILRRAGLEKLFDVRVDRVVSNELHLRNKPAPDIYLEAARQLGVQPEEAAVFEDSPEGIAGAKAAGFGLVVGVDHGTRKEELKTKGADLVIQGFSAYLQAQDVATLDS from the coding sequence ATGATGACTGATCTGAACAAGCTTATAAGGGAAAGAAACAGCAGGGCCCTGATCCTGGACATGGATGGTGTTGTCACGAACACGGCGGTGCTGCACGCCGAGGCCTGGAAAAAGCTGTGTGATTCCTACCTGAAGCAGCGCAGCGAGCAGGATGGCAAGCACTACGAGCCCTTCGACCTGATGAAGGATTTCCACGCGTACGTACACGGGGTGCCGCGCCTGGAGGCCATGCGTAACTTCATGGGTTCGCGCGGCATCGACCTGCCGCAGGGCAACCCCGAGGACGAAGCCAGCGAAAACACCGTGGTGGGATTGGGGGAGCGGAAAGACCTCTATTTCCATGAGTTGCTGAAGCAAAACGGCGTGGTGGTGTTCGATGGCGCTGTGCAGTGGGTGAAAGAGCAGCGGCAGGCGGGCATGAAAACAGCGATTGTCTCCGCCAGCCGCAACTGCCTCACTATTCTGCGCCGCGCAGGGCTGGAGAAACTTTTTGACGTGCGGGTAGACAGGGTTGTCTCGAACGAGCTGCACCTCCGCAACAAGCCCGCCCCGGATATATACCTCGAGGCGGCGCGCCAGCTAGGCGTGCAGCCGGAGGAAGCCGCCGTGTTCGAGGATTCTCCTGAGGGCATAGCGGGAGCGAAGGCTGCCGGTTTCGGGCTGGTGGTGGGCGTGGACCATGGCACACGCAAAGAGGAACTGAAGACAAAAGGAGCCGACCTGGTGATTCAGGGCTTCTCGGCATACCTGCAGGCGCAGGACGTGGCGACGCTCGACTCCTGA
- a CDS encoding 2-hydroxyacid dehydrogenase produces MNVLFFSAKAYDQQFFTEANRKFGFDLKFLEIHLNRNTAVLAKGYSVVCVFVNDTVDADVQQVLAEQGVQLIALRCAGFNNVDLKAAGALGIKVVRVPAYSPYSVAEHTLALILTLNRKTHRAYNRVKEGNFALNGLMGFDLHGKTAGLIGLGKIGLVTAKILKGFGCRVLGYDIVKPAESDGIGVEFCELDALYAQSDIISLHCPLTPATYHIIDSGSIQKMKRGVMLINTSRGALIDAAAVIEGLKQGQVSCLGLDVYEEEADLFFEDLSDKVIQDDIFMRLLSFNNVLITGHQAFFTNNALQGIAEVTLQNMADFATKAVLVNEVKSA; encoded by the coding sequence ATGAATGTGCTCTTCTTTAGTGCCAAGGCATACGACCAGCAGTTCTTCACGGAGGCGAACAGAAAATTTGGGTTCGACCTGAAATTCCTGGAGATACACCTGAACAGAAACACGGCTGTTTTAGCCAAAGGCTACAGCGTGGTTTGTGTTTTTGTGAACGACACGGTAGACGCGGATGTACAGCAGGTGCTGGCAGAGCAAGGCGTGCAGTTGATTGCCCTGCGCTGTGCCGGCTTCAATAACGTGGATCTCAAAGCCGCAGGGGCACTCGGAATCAAAGTCGTGCGGGTGCCGGCCTATTCGCCTTATTCTGTGGCGGAGCACACCCTGGCGCTCATCCTGACGCTCAACCGCAAGACGCACCGCGCCTACAACCGCGTGAAGGAGGGGAATTTCGCACTGAACGGGCTGATGGGCTTCGACCTGCACGGAAAAACAGCAGGGCTGATTGGCCTGGGCAAAATCGGGTTGGTCACGGCAAAAATTTTGAAGGGTTTTGGCTGCCGCGTGCTGGGCTACGATATTGTGAAGCCCGCGGAGAGTGATGGCATCGGCGTTGAGTTCTGTGAACTCGACGCCTTGTACGCCCAATCAGACATCATCTCCCTCCACTGCCCGCTCACGCCAGCAACCTACCATATCATCGACAGCGGTTCTATTCAGAAAATGAAGCGGGGGGTGATGCTCATCAACACCAGCCGGGGAGCGCTGATAGATGCCGCAGCCGTGATTGAGGGGCTGAAGCAGGGGCAGGTCAGTTGCCTGGGGCTGGATGTGTATGAGGAAGAGGCCGACCTTTTCTTCGAGGACCTTTCCGACAAAGTAATCCAGGATGATATTTTCATGCGGCTCCTGTCCTTCAACAATGTGCTGATAACGGGCCACCAGGCATTCTTTACGAACAATGCGCTACAGGGCATTGCAGAAGTGACGCTGCAGAACATGGCGGATTTTGCCACGAAGGCAGTGCTGGTAAATGAGGTGAAAAGTGCTTAA
- a CDS encoding DNA topoisomerase IB — MAKKNEIHELYADPSKSAAWAGLRYTNDDKPGYTRRKAGKGYAFLDEKGARVTDEKVLERLKALVIPPAWKDVWICKSAKGHLQVTGRDEKGRKQYIYHQQWQQARSLTKFGRMIEFGMQLPKLRERIQQDINSRKLDRRKVTALVLSLMDNALIRIGNRHYAKSNKSYGLTTLRDKHVEINGSNIRFSFRGKKGVEHEIDLEDRRLARLVKKCRDIPGYDLFQYYDESGERQTLESGDVNEYLHEAMEEEFTAKDFRTWGGTVKMVECLEAVLEEDPDLNKEKSIKAAVKEVAKGLGNTPSVCSKYYIHPEVLNLFREDKLLTYLKRHDAGAPQTPFLSGTEELVLNMLQRVAKEKKAS, encoded by the coding sequence ATGGCGAAGAAAAACGAGATTCATGAATTATATGCCGACCCGTCGAAATCGGCGGCCTGGGCGGGCTTACGGTACACCAACGACGACAAGCCGGGCTACACCCGCAGGAAGGCAGGCAAGGGATATGCTTTCCTGGATGAGAAGGGCGCACGCGTGACAGACGAAAAGGTGCTGGAGCGCCTGAAAGCGCTGGTGATACCGCCCGCCTGGAAAGACGTCTGGATCTGCAAGTCCGCGAAAGGGCACCTGCAGGTGACGGGCCGCGACGAGAAAGGGCGCAAGCAATACATCTACCACCAGCAGTGGCAGCAGGCCCGCAGCCTTACCAAGTTCGGCCGCATGATTGAGTTTGGCATGCAACTGCCGAAGTTGCGGGAGCGCATACAGCAGGATATAAATTCACGCAAACTGGACCGCCGCAAAGTGACGGCGCTGGTGCTCTCCCTGATGGACAATGCCCTGATCCGCATCGGCAACCGGCATTATGCCAAATCAAACAAATCCTACGGCCTCACCACCCTCCGCGACAAGCACGTGGAGATTAACGGAAGCAACATCCGCTTTTCGTTCAGGGGCAAGAAAGGCGTGGAGCACGAGATTGACCTGGAGGACCGTCGCCTGGCGCGCCTCGTGAAGAAGTGCCGTGACATTCCGGGATACGACTTGTTCCAGTATTACGATGAAAGCGGCGAGCGGCAGACGCTGGAGTCGGGGGATGTGAATGAGTACCTGCACGAGGCGATGGAAGAGGAGTTCACGGCCAAGGATTTCAGGACCTGGGGCGGCACCGTGAAAATGGTGGAGTGCCTGGAGGCCGTGCTGGAGGAGGACCCGGACCTGAACAAGGAAAAAAGCATCAAAGCGGCCGTGAAAGAAGTAGCCAAAGGCCTGGGCAACACGCCCTCCGTTTGCAGCAAGTATTATATCCACCCGGAGGTGTTGAACCTGTTCCGCGAAGACAAACTGCTGACCTACCTGAAGCGACACGATGCCGGGGCTCCGCAAACACCCTTCCTATCGGGCACCGAAGAACTGGTGCTGAATATGCTGCAGCGCGTGGCAAAGGAGAAGAAAGCGAGCTGA
- the otsB gene encoding trehalose-phosphatase produces MKNQPNASVQKHEPKDLPSALADVPKLINGRKPAVFLDYDGCLSPIVKNPDKAIMTEEMRGTLRRLADVCRVAVVSGRDRANVEKLVQLDNLYYAGSHGFDISGPNNMHTEPGGAKAAIPALEKANKTLDERLKDVEGVLVERKRYAIAVHYRNVPDEKVPYVLQVTEDVIGQHPELKKGPGKKIMELKPNLDWHKGKAVLWLMEELGLNQPDTLPLYIGDDITDEDAFATLQRRGIGVMVGEHDEQTAAEYRLEDVEEVQAFLEALTQAIKNQKHA; encoded by the coding sequence ATGAAAAACCAACCGAATGCATCCGTTCAGAAACACGAGCCCAAAGATCTTCCGTCTGCGCTGGCAGACGTCCCGAAGCTGATAAACGGCAGAAAACCGGCTGTTTTCCTGGACTACGACGGCTGCCTGAGCCCCATCGTGAAAAACCCTGACAAAGCAATCATGACCGAGGAGATGCGGGGCACGCTGCGGCGGCTGGCCGATGTGTGCCGGGTGGCCGTGGTAAGCGGCCGCGACCGCGCCAACGTCGAGAAACTGGTGCAGCTCGACAACCTGTATTATGCTGGCTCCCACGGCTTCGATATATCCGGCCCCAACAACATGCACACCGAGCCTGGCGGCGCCAAAGCAGCCATCCCCGCCCTTGAGAAAGCTAACAAGACACTGGACGAGCGGCTGAAGGACGTGGAGGGCGTGCTGGTAGAGCGGAAGCGCTATGCCATTGCCGTGCATTACCGCAACGTGCCCGACGAGAAGGTGCCCTATGTGCTGCAGGTGACGGAGGATGTGATAGGCCAGCACCCGGAGTTGAAGAAAGGCCCCGGGAAAAAGATTATGGAACTGAAGCCGAACCTCGACTGGCACAAAGGCAAGGCGGTGCTCTGGCTGATGGAGGAACTCGGCCTCAACCAGCCCGACACACTGCCCCTCTATATAGGCGACGACATTACCGACGAGGACGCTTTTGCCACCCTCCAGAGACGTGGCATCGGCGTGATGGTGGGAGAGCATGACGAGCAGACTGCGGCCGAGTACCGGCTGGAGGACGTGGAAGAGGTGCAGGCTTTCCTGGAGGCGCTGACCCAAGCCATCAAAAACCAAAAGCATGCATGA